A section of the Pyxidicoccus xibeiensis genome encodes:
- a CDS encoding MFS transporter, protein MATGRQVSERAVVFLIGAVQFVNILDFVMVMPLGPDFAKGLGIAASHIGTIGGAYTAAASVAGLAGGYFLDRYDRRKALAVSMLGLVVATAAGGLATGLTTLLLARVAAGIFGGPATSLSLSIIADLVPVERRGRALGAVMGAFSVASILGVPLALAMAEWGGWRMPFFVVAGLGLLVAAGAIFLLPPVRGHLEQAHPAARKVGVLELLGRTDVQLSYLMTAVVMMASFVIIPNISAYVQQNLGYPRESLKLAYFVGGLVSFATLRVAGPMVDRHGAFVVGTVGSVLAVVSTDVGFVHYPRWLPVPVLFMAFMLAMGMRNVAYNTLTSRVPDNPVRARFMSLQSAIQHMAAAVGAFVSVKLLTDLPDGTLGGMPWVAGVSMGLTLLVPPMLWVVERRVRSRERARALAVPPAQGMAVPLSPEAHPHQ, encoded by the coding sequence ATGGCGACGGGCAGACAGGTCTCCGAGCGCGCGGTGGTGTTCCTCATCGGCGCGGTCCAGTTCGTCAACATCCTGGACTTCGTGATGGTGATGCCGCTGGGCCCGGACTTCGCGAAGGGGCTGGGCATCGCCGCCTCGCACATCGGGACCATCGGCGGCGCCTACACGGCGGCGGCGAGCGTGGCGGGGCTGGCGGGCGGCTACTTCCTGGACCGCTATGACAGGCGCAAGGCGCTGGCGGTGTCCATGCTGGGGCTGGTGGTGGCCACCGCGGCGGGCGGCCTGGCCACGGGGCTCACCACGCTGCTGCTGGCGCGCGTGGCGGCGGGCATCTTCGGCGGGCCGGCCACGTCGCTGTCGCTGTCCATCATCGCGGACCTGGTGCCGGTGGAGCGGCGCGGGCGGGCGCTGGGCGCGGTGATGGGGGCCTTCTCCGTGGCGTCCATCCTCGGCGTGCCCCTGGCGCTGGCGATGGCGGAGTGGGGCGGCTGGCGGATGCCCTTCTTCGTGGTGGCGGGGCTGGGGCTCCTGGTGGCGGCCGGCGCCATCTTCCTGCTGCCCCCGGTGCGCGGGCACCTGGAGCAGGCGCACCCGGCGGCGCGCAAGGTCGGCGTGCTGGAGCTGCTGGGCCGCACGGACGTGCAGCTGTCGTATCTGATGACGGCGGTGGTGATGATGGCGAGCTTCGTCATCATCCCCAACATCTCCGCCTACGTGCAGCAGAACCTGGGCTATCCGCGCGAGAGCCTGAAGCTCGCGTACTTCGTGGGCGGGCTGGTGAGCTTCGCCACGCTGCGGGTGGCGGGCCCCATGGTGGACCGGCACGGCGCCTTCGTGGTGGGCACGGTGGGCTCGGTGCTGGCCGTGGTGTCCACGGACGTGGGCTTCGTGCACTACCCGCGCTGGCTGCCGGTGCCGGTGCTCTTCATGGCCTTCATGCTGGCCATGGGCATGCGCAACGTCGCCTACAACACGCTCACCTCGCGCGTGCCGGACAACCCGGTCCGCGCGCGCTTCATGTCCCTGCAGTCCGCCATCCAGCACATGGCCGCCGCCGTGGGCGCCTTCGTCAGCGTGAAGCTGCTGACCGACCTGCCGGACGGCACGCTGGGCGGCATGCCCTGGGTGGCGGGGGTCTCCATGGGCCTGACGCTGCTGGTGCCCCCCATGCTGTGGGTGGTGGAGCGGCGGGTGCGCTCCCGGGAGCGGGCGCGCGCCCTGGCGGTGCCCCCCGCCCAGGGGATGGCCGTCCCCCTGTCCCCGGAGGCCCACCCCCACCAGTAG
- a CDS encoding methyl-accepting chemotaxis protein: protein MAQRFKKPGLRSLLLGSFALVLALILGTLYFVIPSRVEDHLATRLMTHGEDKAQQIASVLAAQPEADLAKTLESVLAGDDDFDVLALLSADGRVVATHPSPPPGWFLPELAKARSEGKSLEELRFENGDKLATSEVSLRESGEGQALVVVDFSTMDTFVSELRQLVLLAFGIGLALFLVVAFFISRAFILVPLDAMMTMARRLAEADLTGRVEVGTRDELGLLAEALNRIAQSWRDTLGRVRGVSDVVAGVVEQIHRTGTTVSTGASTVQARVEETSSSMVEMMASLRGIAENVEVLYQSAEESSSSIMEMAATNDEVAENVQAMAASVEETTSAIEEMTFSIKEVAKNIQELSASTEETSSAISQMDAAIGQVEANAKETARLSEQVFEDAQTGVESLRKTLSGIDRIKDTSRTAAGVIDSLGRRISEIGNILNVIDDVAEQTNLLALNAAIIAAQAGEHGKGFAVVAEEIKDLAERTGASTKEIAELIRSIQEESRNAVVVMNQGVRNVEEGVQLGREAEGALRKINDSTQKSTQMVKAIARATVEQARGSKQVTASIHRISETVSQISKASNEQAKGGEQIMKSAEKMKALTAHVQRSSQEQAHGSKQITRSIESINEMVTHLNRAQKEQTKGSEQVLKAVETIKGVSEHQTRSVRQLEEAIDNLQRQAEILRAEVRRFRV from the coding sequence TTGGCTCAACGCTTCAAGAAACCCGGCCTGCGAAGCCTGCTGCTCGGCTCCTTCGCCCTGGTCCTCGCCCTCATCCTCGGGACGCTCTACTTCGTCATCCCGTCGCGGGTCGAGGACCACCTGGCGACGCGCCTGATGACCCATGGCGAGGACAAGGCGCAGCAGATTGCCAGCGTGCTGGCCGCTCAGCCCGAGGCGGATCTGGCGAAGACCCTGGAGAGCGTGCTCGCCGGGGACGACGACTTCGACGTGCTCGCCCTTCTCTCCGCTGACGGCCGGGTGGTGGCCACCCACCCCTCGCCGCCCCCTGGCTGGTTCCTGCCGGAGCTGGCGAAGGCCCGCTCGGAAGGAAAGTCGCTGGAGGAGCTGCGCTTCGAGAACGGCGACAAGCTCGCCACCAGCGAGGTGTCGCTGCGGGAGAGCGGGGAGGGGCAGGCGCTGGTGGTGGTGGACTTCTCCACCATGGACACGTTCGTCAGCGAGCTGCGCCAGCTGGTGCTGCTGGCGTTCGGCATCGGCCTGGCGCTCTTCCTGGTGGTGGCCTTCTTCATCTCCCGCGCGTTCATCCTCGTGCCGCTGGACGCGATGATGACCATGGCGCGCCGGCTGGCGGAGGCGGACCTCACCGGCCGGGTGGAGGTGGGGACGCGGGACGAGCTGGGCCTCTTGGCCGAGGCGCTCAACCGCATTGCCCAGAGCTGGCGCGACACGCTGGGCCGGGTGCGCGGCGTGTCGGACGTGGTGGCCGGCGTCGTCGAGCAGATCCACCGCACCGGCACCACCGTGTCCACCGGCGCCTCCACCGTGCAGGCCCGCGTGGAGGAGACGTCCTCCTCCATGGTGGAGATGATGGCCTCGCTGCGCGGCATCGCGGAGAATGTCGAGGTCCTCTACCAGAGCGCCGAGGAGAGCAGCTCCTCCATCATGGAGATGGCCGCCACCAACGACGAGGTGGCGGAGAACGTCCAGGCCATGGCCGCCAGCGTGGAGGAGACCACCAGCGCCATCGAAGAGATGACGTTCTCCATCAAGGAGGTGGCCAAGAACATCCAGGAGCTGTCCGCCTCCACGGAGGAGACGTCCTCGGCCATCAGCCAGATGGACGCCGCCATCGGCCAGGTGGAGGCCAACGCCAAGGAGACGGCGCGGCTGTCCGAGCAGGTCTTCGAGGACGCGCAGACGGGTGTGGAGTCCCTGCGCAAGACGCTGTCCGGCATCGACCGCATCAAGGACACCAGCCGCACGGCCGCGGGCGTCATCGACAGCCTGGGGCGGCGCATCTCCGAGATTGGCAACATCCTCAACGTCATCGACGACGTGGCGGAGCAGACCAACCTCCTGGCGCTCAACGCCGCCATCATCGCCGCGCAGGCGGGCGAGCACGGCAAGGGCTTCGCGGTGGTGGCCGAGGAGATCAAGGACCTGGCCGAGCGCACCGGCGCGTCCACGAAGGAAATCGCCGAGCTCATCCGCAGCATCCAGGAGGAGAGCCGCAACGCCGTGGTGGTGATGAACCAGGGCGTGCGCAACGTGGAGGAGGGCGTGCAGCTGGGCCGCGAGGCGGAAGGGGCGCTGCGTAAAATCAACGACAGCACCCAGAAGTCCACGCAGATGGTGAAGGCCATTGCCCGCGCCACCGTGGAGCAGGCACGCGGCAGCAAGCAGGTGACGGCCTCCATCCACCGCATCAGCGAGACGGTGTCGCAGATCTCCAAGGCCTCCAACGAGCAGGCCAAGGGCGGCGAGCAGATCATGAAGAGCGCGGAGAAGATGAAGGCGCTCACCGCCCACGTGCAGCGCAGCAGCCAGGAGCAGGCGCACGGCAGCAAGCAGATCACCCGCTCCATCGAGAGCATCAACGAGATGGTGACGCACCTGAACCGCGCCCAGAAGGAGCAGACCAAGGGCAGCGAGCAGGTGCTCAAGGCGGTGGAGACCATCAAGGGCGTGTCGGAGCACCAGACGCGCTCGGTGCGCCAGCTGGAGGAGGCCATCGACAACCTCCAGCGGCAGGCGGAAATCCTGCGCGCCGAGGTGCGCCGCTTCCGGGTGTAG
- a CDS encoding histone deacetylase family protein, protein MTATLLLTDPLFLQHDPGEGHPESPARLQRVLGVLASTPVQGTVMASPRSATREELASVHTPELLAYLGRLSGHEARIDPDTKVSPDSVDAARLAAGASVQAVEAVMAGHARNAFALVRPPGHHAEPGRAMGFCLFNNVAVAAEAGRKLGAERVLVLDWDVHHGNGTQAAFYGRRDVMYQSIHQYPYYPGTGAAPEVGVGAGEGYTLNVGLPGGNSDADYGMIFEELLLPVAEAYRPQLVLVSAGFDPHQHDPIGGMDLTERGFAAMCSAMKSLAERVCDGRLVLLLEGGYSLEGLSQSVHACVEVLAGRRDGFPTGPTHADAKQALTASREALRPYWSML, encoded by the coding sequence ATGACCGCTACGCTCCTGCTCACCGACCCCCTCTTCCTCCAGCACGACCCCGGAGAGGGCCACCCGGAGTCCCCTGCGCGGCTCCAGCGCGTGCTGGGGGTGCTGGCCAGTACCCCCGTCCAGGGCACGGTGATGGCGTCGCCCCGCTCGGCCACGCGCGAGGAGCTGGCCTCGGTGCACACCCCTGAGCTGCTCGCCTACCTGGGGCGCCTGAGCGGGCACGAGGCGCGGATAGACCCGGACACGAAGGTGTCGCCGGACAGCGTGGACGCGGCGCGCCTGGCAGCGGGGGCCTCCGTGCAGGCCGTGGAGGCCGTCATGGCCGGCCACGCGCGCAATGCCTTCGCGCTGGTGCGCCCGCCGGGGCACCACGCCGAGCCCGGCCGCGCCATGGGCTTCTGCCTGTTCAACAACGTGGCCGTCGCCGCCGAGGCCGGGCGCAAGCTGGGCGCCGAGCGCGTCCTGGTGCTCGACTGGGACGTGCACCACGGCAACGGCACGCAGGCGGCGTTCTACGGGCGGCGCGACGTGATGTACCAGTCCATCCACCAGTACCCCTACTACCCGGGCACCGGCGCCGCGCCCGAGGTGGGCGTGGGCGCGGGCGAGGGCTACACGCTCAACGTGGGCCTGCCCGGCGGCAACTCGGACGCCGACTACGGCATGATTTTCGAGGAGCTGCTGCTGCCGGTGGCCGAGGCGTACCGGCCGCAGCTGGTGCTGGTGTCCGCGGGCTTCGACCCGCACCAGCATGACCCGATTGGCGGCATGGACCTCACCGAGCGCGGCTTCGCCGCCATGTGCTCGGCGATGAAGTCCCTGGCCGAGCGCGTCTGTGATGGCCGGCTGGTGCTGCTGCTGGAGGGAGGCTACTCGCTGGAGGGGCTCTCCCAGTCCGTGCACGCCTGCGTGGAGGTGCTCGCCGGACGCAGGGACGGCTTCCCCACCGGCCCCACGCACGCGGACGCGAAGCAGGCGCTCACCGCCAGCCGCGAGGCGCTGCGGCCGTACTGGTCCATGCTGTAG